In Streptomyces sp. NBC_01426, one genomic interval encodes:
- a CDS encoding MarR family winged helix-turn-helix transcriptional regulator yields MTSFARRARAAAARMHPELSLVSFTLLSHLEERRGCRAADLAAHYALDKSTVSRQVAALERAGLVERCADPEDHRVQVLELTSEGTEVLAQVTRNRREMFRERLVDWPREDLDRFAAYLLRYNENAPGAMGSRHAG; encoded by the coding sequence ATGACGTCCTTCGCCCGGCGCGCCCGGGCGGCGGCCGCACGCATGCACCCGGAGCTTTCCCTCGTGTCCTTCACCCTGCTCAGCCACCTGGAGGAGCGCCGGGGCTGCCGGGCCGCAGACCTCGCCGCCCACTACGCGCTGGACAAGTCGACGGTCAGCCGCCAGGTCGCGGCGCTGGAGCGAGCGGGGCTGGTCGAGCGCTGCGCCGACCCCGAGGACCACCGGGTACAGGTACTGGAGCTCACGTCCGAGGGGACCGAGGTCCTGGCCCAGGTGACACGCAACCGGCGCGAGATGTTCCGCGAGCGGCTCGTGGACTGGCCGCGCGAGGACCTGGACCGCTTCGCCGCGTACCTGCTGCGCTACAACGAGAACGCCCCGGGCGCCATGGGGAGCCGCCACGCGGGGTGA
- a CDS encoding NAD(P)H-binding protein yields the protein MIVITAPTGNIGRSLLSLLLESTPAAGEDLRVIVRDPARLPDAVRGRVEVITGSHGDAEVVDRAFEGADAVFWLVPPDSSLTPQDAYSRFSGPAVKALAAHGVGHVVGVSALGRGTPLADRAGLVTASLVMDDLIADSGVAYRSLANPSFFENLLEESDSIRDKGVFVDVVDGDRKAPLVACADIAAVAAGLLLDRSWTGTDSVPVLGPQDLSPNELARIMTEQLGRPVRYERQPLDELYTTLVGYGLNEAFVQGIVDMKRAKDQGLDAGVARTPDTSSPTHFEEWCTRVLKPAVLS from the coding sequence ATGATCGTCATTACTGCTCCCACCGGGAACATCGGCCGTTCCCTGCTCTCCCTGCTCCTGGAGTCCACCCCCGCCGCGGGCGAGGATCTGCGCGTGATCGTGCGCGACCCCGCCCGGTTGCCGGACGCGGTGCGCGGACGCGTCGAGGTGATCACCGGTTCGCACGGCGACGCCGAGGTCGTCGACCGGGCCTTCGAGGGTGCGGACGCGGTCTTCTGGCTCGTTCCCCCAGACTCTTCCCTGACCCCGCAGGACGCCTACAGCCGCTTCAGCGGGCCCGCGGTGAAGGCGCTCGCCGCCCACGGCGTCGGTCATGTCGTCGGCGTCTCCGCGCTCGGCCGCGGCACCCCGCTCGCCGACCGGGCCGGCCTGGTCACCGCCTCCCTCGTCATGGACGACCTCATCGCCGACAGCGGCGTCGCCTACCGGTCCCTGGCCAACCCGTCCTTCTTCGAGAACCTCCTGGAGGAGTCCGACTCGATCCGCGACAAGGGCGTCTTCGTCGACGTCGTCGACGGCGACCGCAAGGCCCCCCTCGTCGCCTGCGCCGACATCGCGGCCGTCGCCGCCGGCCTGCTGCTGGACCGCTCGTGGACCGGTACCGACAGCGTCCCGGTCCTCGGCCCGCAGGACCTGTCCCCCAACGAGCTGGCCCGCATCATGACCGAACAGCTCGGCCGCCCCGTCCGCTACGAACGGCAGCCGCTCGACGAGTTGTACACCACCCTCGTCGGCTACGGCCTCAACGAGGCGTTCGTCCAAGGCATCGTCGACATGAAGCGAGCCAAGGACCAGGGTCTGGACGCCGGCGTCGCCCGCACCCCGGACACCTCCTCCCCCACCCACTTCGAGGAGTGGTGCACCCGGGTCCTCAAGCCCGCCGTCCTCTCCTGA
- a CDS encoding TetR/AcrR family transcriptional regulator: MAATPTYHHGDLRRAVISAALQAIRSDGVAAISLRDLARRAEVSHAAPAHHFKDKAGLLTAIAAEGFDLLADALTSVPTDTARRLREMGARYVEFAVGHPAHFEVMFRPQLLHGDDPELIAAKERSSRALRSGIEELPVAKRPDARRAGLAAWSLAHGFAALQLSGSLPTLDDDPSETFRTLFANHPATELP; encoded by the coding sequence ATGGCCGCGACACCCACTTACCATCACGGAGACCTGCGCCGAGCCGTGATCTCCGCCGCGCTCCAGGCCATTCGCAGCGACGGTGTCGCGGCGATCAGCCTTCGCGACCTCGCCCGCCGCGCCGAGGTCTCGCACGCGGCACCCGCCCACCACTTCAAGGACAAGGCCGGACTGCTCACCGCGATCGCCGCGGAGGGGTTCGATCTACTGGCCGACGCCCTGACCTCGGTACCCACGGACACCGCGCGCAGGCTGCGCGAAATGGGGGCGCGGTACGTCGAGTTCGCGGTCGGGCATCCCGCCCATTTCGAGGTGATGTTCCGCCCGCAACTGTTGCACGGTGACGACCCGGAACTGATCGCCGCCAAGGAGCGCTCCTCCCGCGCATTGCGCTCCGGCATCGAGGAACTGCCCGTCGCGAAGCGCCCCGACGCGCGACGCGCCGGCCTGGCGGCATGGTCACTCGCCCACGGCTTCGCCGCCCTCCAGCTCAGCGGCAGCCTCCCGACCCTGGATGACGACCCCTCCGAGACCTTCCGCACCCTCTTCGCCAACCACCCCGCCACGGAACTTCCGTAG
- a CDS encoding LysR family transcriptional regulator produces MLVNSPDSALDANLAIALDALLAEHSVTRAAARLHTSPAAMSRTLARLRRTLQDPLLVRAGQAMVPTPRALALREEAAAVVRSIGALLSPDTAVDPATLRGTFTLQAADLVGAALAPGLLRLAEQEAPGVSFRLRAEELEAGPALRDGRIDLEVGAIDHVDPETRVEELVRLRMVAAVRPGHPLTEGPVTPARLAAAQHVAVSRRGRFTGPLDTALAEQNLRRRVGIVLPSHLAAMTLAARSDIVCLVPDAFPGDAPSPLTGDAIALGLHLLDIPVALPTVSVGMAWHPRHAADRAHHWLRNAIRRTLCTPGSPTA; encoded by the coding sequence ATGCTGGTGAACAGCCCGGACTCGGCCCTCGATGCCAATCTCGCCATCGCGTTGGATGCCCTGTTGGCCGAGCACAGCGTCACTCGGGCCGCCGCCCGTCTGCACACCTCGCCCGCCGCCATGAGCCGCACGCTCGCCCGACTGCGCCGCACCCTGCAGGACCCGCTGCTGGTCCGGGCCGGGCAGGCCATGGTTCCCACCCCGCGCGCCCTGGCCCTGCGGGAGGAAGCCGCAGCCGTGGTGCGGAGCATCGGGGCCCTGCTCAGCCCCGATACCGCCGTCGACCCCGCCACCTTGCGCGGCACCTTCACCCTCCAGGCCGCCGACCTGGTCGGCGCGGCACTGGCCCCCGGACTGTTGCGCCTGGCCGAACAGGAGGCGCCGGGGGTCTCGTTCCGGCTCCGGGCCGAGGAGTTGGAGGCCGGCCCGGCCCTTCGGGACGGCCGGATCGACCTGGAGGTCGGGGCCATCGACCATGTGGATCCCGAAACCAGGGTCGAGGAACTGGTCCGGCTCCGTATGGTGGCGGCCGTCCGGCCCGGCCATCCGCTGACCGAAGGCCCCGTGACCCCGGCGCGGCTCGCCGCCGCCCAACACGTCGCGGTCAGCCGGCGCGGCCGGTTCACCGGCCCGCTCGACACCGCCCTGGCCGAGCAGAACCTTCGACGGCGGGTCGGCATCGTCCTCCCCAGCCACCTGGCCGCCATGACCCTCGCCGCGCGCAGCGACATCGTCTGCCTCGTACCTGACGCGTTCCCCGGCGACGCCCCCTCGCCCCTCACGGGCGACGCCATCGCCCTCGGACTCCACCTCCTGGACATTCCGGTGGCCTTGCCGACCGTGAGCGTCGGCATGGCCTGGCACCCCCGCCACGCGGCCGACCGAGCCCACCACTGGCTCCGCAACGCCATCCGTCGAACCCTGTGCACGCCGGGGAGCCCCACCGCATGA
- a CDS encoding immunity 49 family protein, whose translation MNRDNTSEIPGTPGSDAELPMLTTAQASYLRELAAPYSQEGHHHSLFGLGHTCGQAPESRWPELVAAHFAALRRASTGGESAEELLRGTHARLLPLASLTQDLVAGMRYARTVADGLVFAYALDGPTSVRILTDADVERAGPEELGRAAYANLMGVPVTHEEVSVGGRARLHSLHGDSPFVASKALFLSEVARQVTGEPLPRDGALVIVPNRHLLAYHPITDGSVVDALNGLASYALSAHEEGPGQLSPRVYWWNDGALTSLTVIDEDTRTFSLRPPPRLLGLMKGLVRLDRAGRLATPAAAQASETSDLARVAAESTGRLAREPVDPAGLGDAFADVLALGHARCADDPNLANITTWDAWATAVQLGSALFTGAGPQECHLGEDLVTRLPAMAAEPPADARAWLDAVYLAMACRQMDRIHRLCRVPLARLREDDSVDEYVLHWIDTLQTYFSDRSLDETVPKLVAVMKTSVPEVVAQAPADFVNRIDFHPAALFHRLIAGDHDAFAEALAEALADHRGYWGDSAAPRARVALGPLAMACLAHDHGFPVDPKQPYLPAYLLDRQRIEDIP comes from the coding sequence ATGAATCGCGACAATACTTCAGAGATCCCCGGCACCCCCGGCTCGGACGCCGAGTTGCCGATGTTGACCACCGCCCAGGCCTCGTACCTGAGGGAACTGGCCGCCCCCTATTCCCAGGAGGGCCACCACCACTCCCTCTTCGGCCTCGGGCACACGTGCGGCCAGGCTCCGGAGAGCCGTTGGCCCGAACTGGTCGCCGCCCACTTCGCGGCCCTGCGGCGGGCGAGCACCGGCGGCGAGAGCGCCGAAGAGCTCCTGCGCGGCACGCACGCCCGGCTGTTGCCCCTCGCCTCGCTCACACAGGACCTCGTCGCCGGCATGCGCTACGCGCGCACGGTCGCCGACGGGCTCGTCTTCGCCTACGCGCTCGACGGACCCACCAGCGTGCGGATCCTCACGGACGCGGACGTGGAGCGAGCCGGGCCGGAGGAGTTGGGGCGGGCCGCGTACGCCAACCTCATGGGTGTGCCCGTCACGCACGAGGAAGTGTCCGTCGGAGGGCGGGCGCGCCTGCACTCCCTTCACGGTGACTCGCCTTTCGTCGCGAGCAAGGCGCTGTTCCTGTCCGAGGTGGCCCGGCAGGTGACCGGCGAGCCGTTGCCGCGCGACGGAGCCCTCGTGATCGTGCCGAACCGGCATCTGCTGGCCTACCACCCGATCACCGACGGTTCCGTGGTCGATGCGCTCAACGGTCTGGCCTCGTACGCCCTCAGCGCCCACGAGGAGGGGCCGGGACAGCTGTCCCCCCGGGTGTACTGGTGGAACGACGGCGCGCTGACATCACTCACCGTCATCGACGAGGACACCCGCACCTTCTCGCTGCGGCCGCCGCCGCGGCTGCTCGGCCTGATGAAGGGCCTGGTCCGGCTGGACCGGGCGGGGCGCCTCGCGACGCCCGCCGCGGCCCAGGCCTCGGAGACGTCCGATCTCGCCCGCGTGGCGGCCGAGTCGACGGGCCGCCTCGCGCGCGAGCCCGTGGACCCGGCAGGTCTGGGCGACGCCTTCGCCGACGTCCTGGCCCTCGGCCATGCCCGCTGCGCCGATGACCCCAACCTCGCGAACATCACCACCTGGGATGCCTGGGCCACCGCCGTGCAGCTCGGCTCCGCGCTGTTCACCGGTGCGGGCCCGCAGGAGTGCCACCTGGGCGAGGACCTCGTGACCCGGTTGCCGGCGATGGCCGCCGAGCCGCCCGCCGATGCCCGGGCCTGGCTCGACGCCGTGTACCTCGCGATGGCCTGCCGCCAGATGGACCGGATCCACCGCCTGTGCCGCGTGCCGTTGGCCCGGCTCCGCGAGGACGACTCCGTCGACGAGTACGTACTGCACTGGATCGACACCCTCCAGACGTACTTCTCCGACCGCTCGTTGGACGAGACCGTGCCGAAGCTGGTCGCCGTCATGAAGACCTCGGTGCCCGAGGTCGTGGCGCAGGCTCCCGCGGACTTCGTGAACCGGATCGACTTCCACCCGGCGGCTCTCTTCCACCGCCTCATCGCGGGTGACCACGATGCTTTCGCCGAGGCGCTCGCCGAAGCCCTCGCGGACCACCGCGGCTACTGGGGCGATTCGGCGGCGCCGCGCGCCCGGGTGGCACTCGGGCCGCTGGCGATGGCGTGCCTCGCCCACGACCACGGCTTCCCCGTCGATCCGAAGCAGCCGTACCTGCCCGCCTACCTCCTCGACCGGCAGCGGATCGAGGACATCCCCTGA
- a CDS encoding vWA domain-containing protein has protein sequence MSANKIQHKVNHVALVVDCSGSMRQHQGQLIRVVDEFVAGLKAESDKLGHETRISLYSFDHRVENLVWDMDVKHLPSMRGLYKVNNGATALIEASLKSLDDLGHIWEAYGEHSFLQIVVTDGEENASGGNRRHDGDMTVLGPWLDKIATRMGALPSHWTSAILVPNSLAKRTAQNYGFPAGNIAIWNADSQEGVEEAIGTVRAAATSFLRGREKGVRGTKNLFAVGQDISVADVRANLEPVPTDKYRLLKVDTEVAIRSFVDAHPDVTYERGSCYYQLGTRVQVQPDKEVIVVEKDTDRAYTGEAARSLLFGTGIQGTVSVKAGHNPQLEVYVQSRSVNRKLKPKTRLLIMV, from the coding sequence ATGTCCGCCAACAAGATCCAGCACAAGGTCAACCACGTCGCGCTGGTCGTGGACTGTTCGGGTTCCATGCGTCAGCATCAGGGGCAACTCATCCGCGTGGTGGACGAGTTCGTGGCCGGCCTGAAGGCCGAGTCGGACAAGCTCGGTCATGAGACGCGGATCAGCCTCTACTCCTTCGACCACAGGGTGGAGAACCTGGTCTGGGACATGGATGTGAAGCACCTTCCGTCCATGCGGGGTCTCTACAAGGTCAACAACGGCGCGACGGCCCTCATCGAAGCCTCCCTGAAGTCGCTGGACGACCTGGGCCACATCTGGGAGGCATACGGCGAGCACAGCTTCCTCCAGATCGTGGTGACGGACGGCGAGGAGAACGCCTCCGGCGGCAACCGGCGCCACGACGGCGACATGACCGTCCTCGGCCCCTGGCTCGACAAGATCGCGACGAGGATGGGCGCGCTTCCGAGCCACTGGACCTCCGCGATCCTCGTTCCGAACTCCCTGGCGAAGCGAACCGCCCAGAACTACGGTTTCCCGGCCGGGAACATCGCCATCTGGAACGCGGATTCCCAGGAGGGCGTCGAGGAGGCGATCGGTACCGTGCGCGCCGCCGCCACCAGCTTCCTCCGTGGCCGCGAGAAGGGCGTACGGGGCACGAAGAACCTGTTCGCGGTCGGCCAGGACATATCGGTCGCCGACGTGCGGGCGAACCTCGAACCGGTCCCGACCGACAAGTACCGGCTCCTGAAGGTCGACACGGAGGTCGCGATTCGCTCCTTCGTCGACGCACACCCGGACGTGACGTACGAACGCGGCTCCTGCTACTACCAGTTGGGCACCCGAGTGCAGGTTCAGCCCGACAAGGAGGTCATCGTGGTCGAGAAGGACACCGACCGCGCCTACACGGGCGAGGCGGCACGCAGCCTCCTGTTCGGCACGGGAATCCAGGGGACCGTCTCGGTGAAGGCGGGGCACAATCCCCAGCTGGAGGTGTATGTGCAGAGTCGGTCGGTGAACAGGAAGCTCAAGCCGAAGACGCGCCTGCTCATCATGGTCTGA
- a CDS encoding lamin tail domain-containing protein codes for MSASLNTRRVVATLVASVAALASAALPAAADGHGRDHGSTGKHSTITIGKVQYDSPGRSDRSNRSLNGEWVEVKNTGKRSVELRGYTLTDKQGNRYRFRGLLLGGHSTVKVHTGKGRNTLRDVYQDRTNYVWDQRDSATLRNEHGRILDSKNWGPGKGRGTRHGER; via the coding sequence ATGTCCGCTTCTCTCAACACCCGCCGCGTCGTCGCCACCCTCGTGGCCTCCGTCGCCGCCCTCGCCTCCGCCGCACTGCCTGCGGCAGCCGACGGCCACGGTCGCGACCACGGCTCGACCGGCAAGCACTCCACCATCACCATCGGCAAGGTGCAGTACGACAGCCCCGGCCGGAGCGACCGCAGCAACCGCAGCCTGAACGGCGAGTGGGTCGAGGTGAAGAACACCGGCAAGAGGTCCGTTGAACTGCGCGGCTACACGCTGACCGACAAGCAGGGGAACCGTTACCGCTTCCGCGGCCTGCTCCTCGGCGGCCACTCCACCGTCAAGGTGCACACCGGCAAGGGCAGGAACACCCTCCGCGACGTCTACCAGGACCGGACCAACTACGTCTGGGACCAGCGCGACTCCGCCACCCTGCGCAACGAGCACGGTCGCATCCTGGACAGCAAGAACTGGGGCCCGGGCAAGGGTCGCGGCACTCGCCACGGCGAGCGCTAG
- a CDS encoding TetR/AcrR family transcriptional regulator — MADGPYHHGNLRAALLERAEVILTTSGAEGLTLRGLARELGVSHAAPARHFRDRQALLDALAVSGFTTLNARLASAAGGGGGGPVGVRLAALGRTYVDFAVEHTALLELMFAVKHADDSSDELRERGHESLLIVARLMEEGQQTGAVRPGDPVQLAQVAFSTVHGLATLAIASLLDDTPLAEATELALEILLAGLRPGA; from the coding sequence TTGGCCGACGGCCCGTACCACCACGGGAATCTCAGGGCCGCCCTGCTGGAGCGGGCGGAGGTCATCCTCACCACGTCGGGGGCGGAAGGCCTGACGCTGCGCGGCCTGGCCCGCGAACTCGGCGTGAGCCACGCGGCGCCGGCACGTCACTTCCGCGACCGGCAAGCCCTCCTGGACGCACTCGCCGTCAGCGGCTTCACCACCCTCAACGCCCGCCTGGCCTCGGCGGCCGGGGGCGGGGGTGGTGGTCCGGTCGGAGTGAGACTGGCCGCGCTGGGCCGGACGTACGTGGACTTCGCGGTGGAGCACACGGCGCTGCTGGAGCTGATGTTCGCCGTCAAGCACGCCGACGATTCCAGCGACGAACTGCGCGAGCGGGGACACGAGAGCCTGCTCATCGTCGCCCGGCTGATGGAGGAGGGGCAGCAGACGGGAGCGGTACGACCCGGCGACCCCGTTCAGCTCGCACAGGTCGCCTTCTCCACCGTGCACGGCCTCGCGACGCTCGCGATCGCCTCGCTCCTCGACGACACCCCCCTCGCCGAGGCCACGGAACTGGCCCTGGAGATCCTGCTGGCCGGCCTGCGACCCGGCGCCTGA
- a CDS encoding ribosomal maturation YjgA family protein: protein MILFPGNRDRHAVDPVRTRLVATGAAVLVVGAGLGLRIVAAGSVAKYGGDALYTVLLLALFVVVAPRAAPLRVAGAALAASWAVEFLQLSAVPAELSERSTLARLVLGSTFNGPDLFWYVVGAAAGCLVHTASSSLPRGRRREGAERPERV from the coding sequence GTGATCCTCTTCCCCGGCAACCGTGACCGCCACGCCGTCGACCCCGTGCGCACCCGCCTGGTGGCGACCGGGGCCGCGGTTCTCGTCGTCGGCGCCGGGCTGGGGCTCAGGATCGTGGCAGCGGGGAGTGTGGCCAAGTACGGCGGAGACGCGCTGTACACCGTGCTGCTCCTCGCCCTGTTCGTCGTGGTCGCGCCGAGGGCGGCGCCGCTGCGGGTCGCCGGAGCCGCGTTGGCCGCCAGTTGGGCGGTCGAGTTCCTCCAGCTCAGCGCTGTTCCCGCGGAACTGTCCGAGCGCAGCACCCTCGCCCGCCTCGTCCTCGGATCCACCTTCAATGGCCCGGACTTGTTCTGGTACGTGGTCGGCGCCGCGGCAGGCTGCCTCGTCCACACCGCGTCGTCGTCCCTTCCGCGAGGTCGGCGCCGGGAAGGGGCGGAGCGCCCGGAGCGCGTCTGA
- a CDS encoding SCO6745 family protein, producing the protein MTHSPGTIRQMWQLLEPVHATLYYAPEAFDQAATLGYATDERWPGYFAYRAAPLGPVGPRLVTALFYSFSPRMVERYTAKAWDTATAEQVLEARAAVVDRALRTLLGDRIDSADLREAAELARRAAESANTAGRPLAAANAALPWPEDPHTVLWQAATILREHRGDGHIVALQAHGIDPTEALVSHAAAGAAPEEVFSSRQWTGEEWSAARERLVSRGLLQADGGVTEEGLRIRTSIEKLTDELAAAPWQVLTDDEVTRLAELLVPPVLDIVGAGLLPMQSTLGIGMKYDYA; encoded by the coding sequence ATGACGCACAGCCCCGGCACGATCCGACAGATGTGGCAACTGCTTGAGCCGGTACACGCCACGCTCTACTACGCGCCGGAGGCGTTCGATCAGGCGGCGACCCTGGGTTACGCCACCGACGAGCGCTGGCCGGGCTACTTCGCCTACCGGGCCGCGCCGCTCGGTCCGGTGGGCCCGCGGCTGGTGACCGCCCTCTTCTACAGCTTCAGCCCGCGGATGGTGGAGCGCTACACCGCCAAGGCCTGGGACACCGCCACGGCCGAGCAGGTCCTGGAGGCCCGGGCCGCCGTCGTAGACCGCGCACTGCGCACGCTCCTCGGCGACCGGATCGACTCGGCGGACCTGCGCGAAGCCGCCGAACTGGCCCGACGCGCCGCCGAGTCGGCGAACACCGCGGGCCGCCCCCTGGCCGCCGCGAACGCCGCACTGCCGTGGCCCGAGGATCCCCACACGGTGCTCTGGCAGGCCGCCACCATCCTGCGCGAACATCGGGGGGACGGGCACATCGTCGCCCTCCAGGCGCACGGCATCGACCCCACCGAGGCCCTGGTCTCACACGCCGCCGCCGGCGCCGCGCCCGAGGAGGTGTTCAGCAGCAGGCAGTGGACCGGCGAGGAGTGGAGTGCCGCACGTGAACGACTCGTCAGTCGCGGCCTGTTGCAAGCGGACGGCGGCGTCACCGAAGAGGGCCTGCGGATCCGCACCTCGATCGAGAAGCTGACCGACGAACTCGCCGCGGCGCCTTGGCAGGTGCTCACGGATGACGAGGTGACCCGGCTGGCCGAACTACTCGTGCCGCCGGTGCTCGACATCGTCGGCGCCGGGCTCCTTCCGATGCAGAGCACCCTCGGCATCGGCATGAAGTACGACTACGCGTGA
- a CDS encoding SDR family NAD(P)-dependent oxidoreductase produces the protein MSMMYRGTVALITGASAGLGAEFARQWAERGADVVLVARRLDRLTELAGDLEKRYGVSATPIAADLSLPGAGAALRAELDERGIRIQTLVNNAGFGSHGPFLEQDAPEVDRMIQLNVAAVAGLTRAFLPDLVADGRGALVTVASTAAYQPTPAMAVYGASKAFVLSFTEAIAYETRGSALRVLAVSPGPTSTEFFDVVGSQDAVVGKIATSEQVVSTARRALERGTTPASVVAGFGNRLSALASGLAPRRLALTVAGRALKA, from the coding sequence ATGTCGATGATGTACCGGGGCACGGTGGCCCTGATCACCGGGGCGAGTGCGGGACTCGGAGCCGAGTTCGCCCGCCAGTGGGCCGAGCGCGGCGCCGACGTGGTGCTGGTCGCCCGGCGCCTGGATCGGCTCACGGAGCTGGCGGGCGACCTGGAGAAGCGGTACGGGGTCAGCGCCACCCCGATCGCCGCGGACCTGTCCCTGCCCGGCGCGGGGGCCGCCCTTCGCGCCGAGCTCGACGAACGGGGCATCCGGATCCAGACGCTCGTCAACAACGCGGGATTCGGCAGCCACGGCCCGTTCCTGGAGCAGGACGCGCCGGAGGTCGACCGGATGATCCAGCTCAACGTCGCGGCGGTGGCCGGGTTGACCCGCGCCTTCCTGCCCGACCTGGTCGCCGACGGCCGAGGCGCGCTGGTCACCGTCGCCAGCACCGCCGCCTACCAGCCCACTCCGGCGATGGCCGTCTACGGCGCGAGCAAGGCCTTCGTGCTCAGCTTCACCGAGGCCATAGCGTACGAGACCCGTGGCAGCGCCCTGCGTGTCCTCGCCGTCTCCCCGGGGCCGACCAGCACCGAGTTCTTCGACGTCGTGGGAAGTCAGGACGCGGTCGTCGGCAAGATCGCCACCTCGGAGCAGGTCGTCTCCACCGCCCGCCGGGCGCTCGAACGCGGCACCACCCCGGCGAGCGTGGTCGCCGGCTTCGGCAACCGCCTCTCCGCCCTGGCCTCCGGTCTGGCCCCCCGCCGGCTCGCCCTCACCGTCGCGGGTCGGGCCCTGAAGGCCTGA
- a CDS encoding darcynin family protein, producing the protein MPAVTTEPPVTAFMLVKTTPEWLALTVQERVNAFTTQVLPVIEAKTTGVRSRFYDTEFYSARVTDVWMWEAEDHHAYQLLIDALRETPFWDRYFEIVDLLVGTENGYARTYGLAPVATIAT; encoded by the coding sequence ATGCCCGCAGTCACGACCGAACCACCGGTCACGGCGTTCATGCTCGTCAAGACCACACCCGAGTGGCTCGCTCTGACCGTCCAGGAACGCGTCAACGCCTTCACCACCCAGGTGCTGCCGGTGATCGAGGCCAAGACCACCGGTGTCCGGTCACGCTTCTACGACACCGAGTTCTACTCCGCGCGCGTCACCGACGTCTGGATGTGGGAGGCCGAAGACCACCACGCCTATCAGCTCCTCATCGACGCACTGCGCGAAACTCCTTTCTGGGACCGCTACTTCGAGATCGTCGACCTCCTCGTCGGCACCGAGAACGGCTACGCCCGCACCTACGGCCTCGCACCCGTCGCCACCATCGCCACCTGA